A window from Neobacillus sp. PS3-40 encodes these proteins:
- the hisF gene encoding imidazole glycerol phosphate synthase subunit HisF has product MLTKRIIPCLDVKDGRVVKGIQFVQLRDAGDPVELARFYDEQGADELVFLDISASNEGRKTMVEVVKAVASELAIPFTVGGGINSLEDMKRILRAGADKVSLNTAAVLNPVVIKEGANYFGSQCIVVAIDAKYDEELGTWRVFTHGGRTPTDKKVVEWAKEAAELGAGEILLTSMDSDGEKNGFDLELTRAVSEAVSIPVIASGGAGSADHFEEAFLKGKADAALAASIFHYRETSVTEVKSHLKGKGVVVR; this is encoded by the coding sequence TTGCTGACGAAACGGATTATTCCTTGCTTAGATGTAAAAGATGGACGAGTAGTAAAGGGGATTCAATTTGTTCAGTTGCGCGATGCAGGTGACCCGGTCGAATTAGCTCGATTTTATGATGAGCAAGGCGCAGATGAGCTTGTTTTTCTAGATATATCAGCTTCAAATGAAGGCCGGAAGACGATGGTTGAAGTCGTCAAAGCAGTTGCTTCAGAGCTTGCAATCCCGTTTACGGTTGGTGGTGGAATTAACTCCCTCGAGGATATGAAACGGATTCTCCGGGCTGGTGCCGATAAAGTTTCCCTTAATACAGCGGCGGTTCTGAATCCAGTTGTTATTAAGGAAGGTGCTAATTATTTCGGCTCCCAGTGTATTGTTGTGGCCATCGATGCCAAGTATGACGAAGAGCTTGGAACATGGCGGGTGTTCACCCATGGCGGTCGAACGCCAACTGATAAAAAGGTGGTTGAATGGGCGAAGGAAGCTGCTGAGCTTGGCGCCGGAGAAATTTTATTAACGAGTATGGATAGTGATGGGGAGAAAAATGGTTTTGATCTCGAACTTACTAGAGCAGTAAGTGAGGCAGTGTCGATTCCTGTAATTGCTTCTGGTGGGGCAGGAAGTGCTGACCATTTCGAAGAGGCATTTTTAAAAGGAAAAGCGGATGCGGCTCTTGCAGCTTCAATTTTTCATTATAGAGAAACATCTGTAACTGAAGTGAAAAGCCATTTAAAGGGAAAAGGAGTGGTAGTAAGATGA
- the hisA gene encoding 1-(5-phosphoribosyl)-5-[(5-phosphoribosylamino)methylideneamino]imidazole-4-carboxamide isomerase gives MSITIYPAIDMRGGNCVRLLQGDYNKETIYGDSPFEMAKQFAADGANWIHMVDLDGAKDGRRVNDRFVIQAAKELDGNIQIGGGIRSEEDILHYLENGIDRVIIGSIAVSNPEFAIDMIKKYGMQIAVGIDAKDGFVATHGWLDTSKVKAVELGKRFAEAGAVTFIFTDIATDGTLSGPNIEAVCEMAEVTGKSVIASGGVSSLDDLKALNAKGIGGVIVGKAIYENRFTLKQALEEVR, from the coding sequence ATGAGCATCACAATTTATCCTGCAATAGATATGAGGGGCGGAAATTGTGTACGCCTTCTACAAGGGGATTATAATAAAGAAACGATTTATGGTGATTCGCCTTTTGAAATGGCTAAACAATTTGCCGCGGACGGCGCGAACTGGATTCACATGGTTGACCTTGATGGAGCGAAAGATGGAAGGCGTGTAAATGATCGGTTTGTGATTCAGGCGGCTAAGGAGCTTGATGGTAACATTCAAATCGGTGGTGGTATTCGCTCAGAAGAAGATATTCTCCATTATCTTGAAAATGGAATTGATCGTGTTATTATAGGTAGCATCGCTGTTTCAAATCCAGAGTTTGCAATTGATATGATAAAAAAATACGGTATGCAAATTGCCGTTGGAATCGATGCTAAGGATGGGTTTGTGGCAACACATGGCTGGCTTGATACATCGAAGGTCAAAGCAGTCGAACTTGGCAAACGCTTTGCGGAAGCGGGTGCGGTAACGTTTATTTTTACAGATATCGCTACAGATGGTACACTTTCAGGACCAAATATCGAGGCTGTTTGTGAGATGGCAGAGGTTACTGGAAAAAGTGTCATCGCATCAGGAGGCGTCAGTAGTCTTGATGATTTAAAAGCTCTAAATGCAAAAGGTATCGGTGGGGTAATTGTAGGAAAAGCCATCTATGAAAATCGATTTACGTTAAAACAAGCATTGGAAGAGGTGAGGTAA
- the hisH gene encoding imidazole glycerol phosphate synthase subunit HisH, which produces MIGIVDYGMGNLFSVSKALERLGAEYFISSEKEKLLEADAMILPGVGAFRDAMALLQVETVKEFAASGKPLLGICLGMQLLFEESEENGHTKGLGLLPGSVRRFPGKTYKVPHMGWNKLEFVKSSPLLKNVEEDYVYFVHSYFVNATENSDILLAKASYHEEVSAIVGRNNIFGMQFHPEKSSKLGMALLKNFLQLAAERKVSQ; this is translated from the coding sequence ATGATCGGGATTGTCGATTATGGAATGGGTAATTTGTTCAGCGTTAGCAAGGCACTGGAGCGATTGGGAGCAGAGTACTTTATTTCAAGCGAAAAAGAGAAGCTGCTAGAGGCCGATGCAATGATCCTTCCAGGAGTTGGGGCATTTCGTGATGCCATGGCACTTTTACAAGTGGAGACAGTGAAAGAGTTTGCCGCCTCAGGTAAGCCTCTACTTGGAATTTGCCTTGGCATGCAGCTTCTTTTTGAAGAAAGTGAAGAAAATGGCCATACAAAGGGGCTCGGACTTTTACCAGGTTCCGTCAGACGCTTCCCAGGTAAAACATACAAAGTTCCGCATATGGGATGGAACAAACTTGAGTTTGTAAAGTCATCTCCTCTTTTAAAAAATGTTGAGGAAGATTACGTCTATTTTGTCCATTCTTATTTTGTTAACGCTACGGAAAATTCAGATATTCTGCTCGCGAAGGCAAGCTATCATGAAGAGGTTTCGGCGATTGTTGGCAGAAACAATATTTTCGGCATGCAGTTTCACCCTGAAAAAAGCAGCAAGCTCGGAATGGCACTTTTAAAAAATTTTTTACAGCTGGCTGCAGAAAGGAAGGTATCGCAATGA
- the hisB gene encoding imidazoleglycerol-phosphate dehydratase HisB: MERTSSVDRKTNETQIKLALSIDGEGQSKLETGVPFLSHMLDLFTKHGQFNLTVDAKGDTEVDDHHTSEDIAICLGQALREALGDKKGIKRYGNSFVPMDEALAQVVVDLSNRPHLEMRAEFPGQKVGTFDTELVHEFLWKLALEARMNLHVIVHYGKNTHHMIEAIFKALGRALDEATTIDPRIKGVPSTKGML; the protein is encoded by the coding sequence ATGGAAAGAACATCAAGTGTTGATCGAAAAACAAATGAAACACAAATAAAGTTAGCATTATCCATTGACGGGGAAGGGCAATCAAAGCTTGAGACAGGTGTACCATTTCTTTCTCATATGCTTGATTTGTTCACAAAGCATGGGCAATTTAATTTAACGGTTGATGCGAAGGGTGATACGGAGGTTGACGATCATCACACTTCTGAGGATATTGCGATTTGCTTAGGGCAGGCCTTACGAGAAGCATTGGGTGATAAAAAGGGTATTAAGCGATACGGGAATTCGTTTGTTCCGATGGATGAGGCACTTGCACAGGTTGTGGTTGATTTAAGCAACCGACCACACTTGGAAATGCGGGCAGAGTTTCCAGGGCAAAAGGTTGGAACATTTGATACAGAGCTTGTCCATGAGTTTTTATGGAAGCTTGCGCTTGAAGCAAGGATGAACCTTCATGTGATTGTACATTATGGAAAAAATACACACCATATGATTGAAGCCATTTTTAAAGCATTGGGTCGGGCACTTGATGAAGCGACGACTATTGATCCGCGTATCAAGGGAGTTCCTTCAACGAAAGGAATGTTATAA
- the hisD gene encoding histidinol dehydrogenase yields MKILQVDKLVSIKRSIESGTAEQLKVVQSIITDVRVQGDEALREYTNKFDHVLMDSFTVCEKEIEEAYQQVDSGFVSIVREAAENIRTFHENQLRPSWMTTEDNGTILGQKITPLDSVGVYVPGGTAAYPSSVLMNVVPAMVAGVKRIVMVSPPGKDGKLPAAVLVAAKEAGVEEIYKVGGAQAIAALAYGTESIACVDKITGPGNIFVALAKKEVFGDVAIDMIAGPSEIAVLADDTAFADEVAADLLSQAEHDPRACSVLVTPSFQLAENVSMEVARQLELLPRREIAAASIRDYGVIYVSSDIDEAVEIVNKLAPEHLEIMTENAMELLGKIRHAGAIFIGRYSSEPVGDYFAGPNHVLPTNGTARFSSPLNVDDFQKKSSVILYSKKALLDNGSKIAEFARMEGLEAHARAVEARLRNDRDL; encoded by the coding sequence ATGAAAATTTTACAGGTTGATAAACTTGTTTCAATAAAACGTTCCATTGAATCAGGGACAGCAGAACAGCTAAAGGTTGTGCAAAGTATTATTACTGATGTTCGCGTCCAAGGTGATGAAGCATTAAGAGAATACACGAATAAATTTGACCATGTTCTTATGGATTCCTTTACTGTTTGTGAAAAAGAAATTGAGGAAGCGTATCAGCAAGTGGATAGCGGATTTGTTTCCATTGTGAGGGAAGCGGCGGAGAACATTCGGACCTTCCATGAAAATCAGCTCCGTCCTTCATGGATGACGACTGAAGATAATGGAACCATCCTTGGTCAAAAAATAACTCCCCTGGACTCTGTAGGTGTTTATGTACCGGGTGGTACGGCGGCATATCCTTCGTCCGTTTTAATGAATGTGGTTCCAGCAATGGTTGCTGGTGTAAAGAGAATTGTGATGGTTTCACCACCTGGTAAGGATGGAAAATTACCTGCAGCTGTTCTTGTTGCAGCAAAAGAAGCAGGTGTGGAGGAGATTTATAAAGTGGGCGGGGCACAGGCAATTGCAGCGCTCGCTTATGGAACCGAAAGTATTGCTTGCGTTGATAAAATAACAGGTCCAGGAAATATCTTTGTTGCATTAGCTAAAAAAGAGGTTTTTGGCGATGTTGCAATCGATATGATCGCAGGTCCAAGTGAAATTGCGGTTCTTGCCGATGATACGGCATTTGCGGATGAGGTTGCGGCCGATCTTTTATCACAGGCGGAACATGACCCACGGGCCTGTAGTGTATTAGTCACTCCTTCATTCCAGCTTGCAGAAAATGTTTCGATGGAAGTGGCAAGGCAATTGGAGCTTCTGCCTAGACGTGAAATTGCAGCAGCTTCGATCCGGGATTACGGTGTCATTTATGTATCGTCTGACATAGACGAGGCAGTTGAAATAGTGAACAAGCTCGCTCCTGAACATTTGGAGATTATGACGGAAAACGCGATGGAGCTTCTAGGGAAAATTCGCCATGCCGGTGCCATATTCATTGGGCGGTACAGTTCGGAGCCTGTTGGCGATTATTTTGCAGGACCCAATCATGTCCTACCGACAAACGGGACAGCACGGTTTTCAAGTCCATTGAATGTTGATGACTTTCAGAAAAAATCGAGTGTTATTTTATATAGTAAAAAAGCATTATTGGATAATGGTTCAAAAATTGCTGAATTTGCCCGTATGGAGGGGCTCGAAGCACATGCAAGGGCAGTTGAAGCGAGACTAAGGAATGATCGGGATTTATAA